From Triticum urartu cultivar G1812 chromosome 2, Tu2.1, whole genome shotgun sequence, a single genomic window includes:
- the LOC125539826 gene encoding uncharacterized protein LOC125539826 translates to MSVKACFGNVANALVDWDGGRDHCPWRGSSPATPTPSPGGSSKEARLQQKSLNAFQASVRRTSFRRANCHSCTLTPDACETPKTISSSTVSSPSSGSLSSAPSAEWADRNGTSTALFRQSSLPSQCDHTLVNINRSILKLAL, encoded by the exons ATGTCCGTCAAGGCGTGCTTCGGCAACGTCGCCAACGCGCTCGTCGACTGGGACGGCGGCCGCGACCACTGCCCCTGGCGGGGGTCGTCGCCTGCGACACCAACTCCTTCGCCTGGAG GAAgctcaaaggaagcaagacttcAACAAAAATCTCTGAATGCATTCCAAGCTTCTGTACGGCGTACGTCGTTTCGAAGGGCAAACTGTCATTCGTGCACTCTTACACCTGATGCCTGTGAAACACCCAAGACCATATCTTCTTCAACCGTTTCTTCTCCTAGCTCTGGAAGCCTTTCCAGTGCGCCCTCAG CAGAGTGGGCTGACAGAAATGGAACATCAACTGCATTATTCCGTCAGTCATCTCTGCCATCGCAATGTGATCACACACTCGTAAATATAAATAGGTCAATCCTGAAGCTAGCCCTTTAG